CGCCACCGCGTCGAGCGTCGCCCACCCGAGCTCGCGGTGGTCGCGGTGGTTGAAGTAGCGCCGTCCGAAGAACACCGCAGTGGGGTCGGGGCACACGACGATCTCGGGGCGGATGTCGCGCACGATGCCCACGAGGGCGCGGCGTAGCTCGGCGGTGTTGTCGACCTCGCCGTCGGGGATGCCGAGCAGTTGGTGGCCGGCCAGGCCGAGCACGGCCGCCGCCGCGGCTGCTTCGGCCGCCCGGCGCTGCGCCAGCGCGGCCGGGTCGGCGGCGGGGTCGGACGACCCTTTGTCGCCTTGGCCGACGACGACGACGTGCACCTCGGCGCCCGCCGCCGCCCAGCGGGCGAGGGTCCCCCCGCAGGAGACCTCGGGGTCGTCGGGGT
The sequence above is drawn from the Acidimicrobiales bacterium genome and encodes:
- a CDS encoding PIG-L family deacetylase, whose translation is MPDLVDVVPARALAVYAHPDDPEVSCGGTLARWAAAGAEVHVVVVGQGDKGSSDPAADPAALAQRRAAEAAAAAAVLGLAGHQLLGIPDGEVDNTAELRRALVGIVRDIRPEIVVCPDPTAVFFGRRYFNHRDHRELGWATLDAVAPAAASPHYFPDAGAAHQVEAVYLSGTLEPDAWIDISDAVDRKAEALMCHESQLGEPGEWLRQVVRQRAEEAGRQAGVDYAEGFRLLRLVD